From a region of the Novipirellula artificiosorum genome:
- a CDS encoding glycoside hydrolase family 3 protein gives MSNHLTLRQFAAAIFFVSIPLASIATADEGQELFLAFDVQAKKVVSEMTLEEKVGQMCQPDQAFLKEPSDIGKYFLGSLLSGGGSGPKDKAKYTLEGWTDMVDGYQREALKTRLGIPLLYGVDAVHGHNNIPGAVIFPHNIGLGCTRNSQLVEQISRVTAKEVRATGINWDFAPCVAVPRDERWGRTYEGFSESPDVVKVLGAASTRGLQGGSLSDPLSVAACAKHFIGDGGTAYRSAERDGKLGMDQGDTRCDEETLRRVHLPGYLTTLREGVATVMPSYSSWNGQKCTGRKDLLTDLLKTELGFNGFLISDYNAIDQLAPDPKNPDYKTCIELAINAGIDMVMLTDKYQDYCRMLPELVREGRVPLSRIDDAVIRILRVKYAMGLMDKDRSPLADRTLHDTVGSDPHRAVARQAVRESLVLLKNDHGILPLSKSTQRIHVAGVGGNDLGMQCGGWTTDWQGSMGNHVPGGTTLLDAIKQTVSQDTHVTYSADGSGAENADVGVVVIGEKPYAEFMGDSIELSLDAEQLQTLANMKEANIPLVVVLLSGRPVILGDMLDSSTALIAAWLPGSEGQGVADVLFGDFKPTGKLSFSWPKSVAQLPLNLDDDDAAPLYPFGFGLTYE, from the coding sequence ATGAGCAACCATTTGACTCTCCGCCAATTCGCTGCGGCTATTTTTTTTGTCTCGATCCCGCTCGCGTCCATCGCCACGGCTGACGAAGGACAAGAGCTGTTTCTGGCGTTCGATGTGCAAGCAAAGAAGGTCGTGTCGGAAATGACGCTGGAGGAGAAGGTGGGGCAAATGTGCCAACCGGACCAGGCGTTCTTGAAAGAGCCTTCGGACATCGGCAAGTATTTCCTCGGTTCGCTACTGAGCGGTGGCGGGTCAGGCCCGAAAGACAAGGCAAAGTACACGCTCGAGGGATGGACCGATATGGTCGATGGCTACCAGCGTGAAGCGTTGAAAACTCGGTTGGGCATTCCACTGCTTTACGGCGTCGATGCAGTACACGGTCATAACAACATCCCCGGTGCCGTGATCTTTCCCCACAACATCGGCTTGGGATGCACACGGAACTCGCAACTGGTCGAGCAGATTTCCCGCGTGACCGCCAAGGAGGTTCGTGCAACGGGCATCAATTGGGACTTTGCTCCCTGTGTTGCCGTGCCACGCGATGAACGATGGGGGCGTACCTACGAGGGTTTCTCGGAAAGCCCCGATGTGGTTAAAGTGTTAGGGGCAGCTTCGACGCGAGGGCTGCAGGGTGGATCGCTCTCCGATCCGTTGTCGGTTGCCGCCTGTGCGAAGCACTTCATCGGCGATGGCGGCACCGCTTACCGAAGCGCCGAGCGAGACGGCAAACTTGGGATGGACCAAGGCGATACGCGATGTGATGAAGAAACGCTTCGACGAGTCCACTTGCCTGGCTACCTCACTACGCTGCGTGAAGGTGTCGCAACCGTGATGCCGTCTTACAGCAGCTGGAACGGACAGAAATGCACAGGCCGGAAAGACCTGTTGACGGATTTATTGAAAACCGAACTCGGGTTCAACGGATTTCTGATCTCGGACTACAACGCGATCGACCAATTGGCTCCAGATCCAAAGAACCCTGACTACAAAACGTGCATCGAACTGGCCATCAATGCTGGTATCGACATGGTGATGTTAACGGACAAATACCAAGACTATTGCCGAATGTTGCCCGAATTGGTTCGCGAGGGCAGGGTCCCCCTGTCGCGGATCGACGATGCCGTCATTCGAATTTTAAGAGTCAAATACGCGATGGGTTTGATGGACAAGGATCGTTCGCCACTCGCCGATCGTACGCTGCACGACACCGTTGGATCCGACCCGCATCGTGCCGTTGCTCGACAAGCCGTCCGCGAATCGCTGGTGCTGCTGAAGAATGATCATGGTATCTTGCCCCTCTCGAAATCGACCCAGCGAATTCATGTTGCTGGCGTCGGCGGGAACGACCTTGGCATGCAATGCGGCGGATGGACCACCGATTGGCAAGGGTCCATGGGGAATCACGTCCCCGGCGGGACCACCCTGCTTGATGCCATCAAGCAAACCGTTTCGCAAGACACCCACGTCACCTATTCCGCAGACGGCAGCGGTGCTGAGAACGCAGATGTCGGCGTCGTCGTGATTGGAGAGAAACCGTACGCCGAATTCATGGGCGACAGCATCGAATTGAGCCTGGATGCCGAACAATTGCAGACGCTGGCAAACATGAAAGAAGCCAACATCCCGTTGGTCGTTGTCTTGTTGAGCGGACGCCCGGTTATCCTTGGCGACATGCTGGATTCCTCAACGGCACTGATCGCCGCATGGTTGCCAGGTTCGGAAGGTCAAGGCGTTGCAGATGTTTTGTTCGGTGACTTCAAACCGACCGGAAAGCTCTCTTTCTCATGGCCGAAAAGCGTCGCTCAGCTTCCCCTGAACTTGGACGACGATGACGCAGCACCGCTGTACCCGTTCGGATTTGGACTAACGTACGAGTGA
- a CDS encoding HAD-IIB family hydrolase, protein MMLKVLATDLDGTLIPLDGNPDNPPDLKRLEQFLAQHHLELLFVTGRHFQSVQDAIGQHGLPQPDWMICDVGTTLMHREDGQPLKVVQAYHDQLAGRIESLPIAELSDRLKGVAGLRKQELEKQGPFKLSYYTDAARIEAIAEEIQLRLEAWSAPYSIISSVDPFNNDGLVDLLPSGVSKAFALSWWADHTQITHDAILFAGDSGNDLAALTAGYRTIVVSNAADALIRQVSESHRIADWDARLFVATKQATSGVLEGLRHFVR, encoded by the coding sequence ATGATGTTGAAAGTACTTGCGACCGACCTCGACGGGACCTTGATTCCGCTTGACGGAAATCCCGACAATCCGCCCGACCTGAAACGGCTCGAGCAGTTTCTTGCCCAGCATCACCTCGAACTGTTGTTTGTGACCGGTCGGCATTTCCAATCGGTTCAAGACGCGATCGGACAACATGGATTGCCCCAGCCGGATTGGATGATTTGCGATGTCGGGACCACGTTGATGCACCGAGAAGATGGCCAGCCCCTGAAGGTCGTCCAGGCTTACCATGACCAGCTTGCTGGGCGAATCGAGTCGTTACCGATCGCAGAGTTGTCCGATCGGTTGAAGGGCGTCGCCGGGCTCCGCAAACAGGAACTCGAAAAACAGGGCCCGTTCAAGCTCAGCTATTACACCGATGCCGCTCGAATCGAAGCCATCGCCGAGGAAATTCAGTTGCGATTGGAAGCCTGGTCGGCGCCCTATTCCATCATTTCAAGCGTTGATCCTTTCAACAACGATGGATTGGTCGATCTCTTGCCATCCGGCGTATCGAAGGCCTTCGCGCTTTCCTGGTGGGCCGATCACACTCAGATCACTCACGATGCGATCCTCTTCGCCGGGGACTCAGGCAATGATTTAGCGGCGTTGACAGCTGGCTATCGAACGATCGTGGTTAGCAACGCCGCGGATGCGTTGATTCGCCAAGTGAGCGAATCGCACCGGATCGCCGATTGGGATGCCCGACTGTTCGTCGCGACGAAACAAGCCACCAGCGGCGTGCTGGAAGGGCTTCGTCACTTTGTGCGTTAG